A portion of the Stigmatella aurantiaca DW4/3-1 genome contains these proteins:
- a CDS encoding methyl-accepting chemotaxis protein, whose product MSLDTPNEKSVKPRAPKKAAVAKPPAKSNTPALKPLSDTLRSVLAGNLQARITPEIVTGELADVAILLNQVLERFSDSEHRKQVAAQEIDQALDSLIALVREGDLSRWTTTTEDPQLAPLLEGFGKVIETLRTFVREINEAALRLSSSANQVLAASTQHETSSTEQAAAIHETTATMEELKHASAQIAENAGAVARVAEETLGAARAGRGAIAEFIQAMQQIRSDGIAVADAITKLSKRVERIGTVVEVIDEIADRSDLLALNAALEGSRAGEAGKGFSIVAAEMRRLAENVLDSTKEIKSLITEIREATAAAGGAADASKVATESGEKLGSVAATAVEGILAGVQETSDAARVINLATQQQRTATEQVVASMAEIEDVTRQTTQASKQATGASAELTQLASRLAELIKRFKAD is encoded by the coding sequence ATGTCTCTGGACACCCCGAACGAGAAGTCCGTGAAGCCCCGCGCCCCGAAGAAGGCGGCGGTGGCCAAACCCCCGGCCAAGTCCAACACCCCGGCCCTCAAGCCCTTGTCCGACACGCTCCGGTCGGTGCTGGCGGGAAACCTCCAGGCGCGCATCACCCCGGAGATCGTCACCGGCGAGCTGGCAGATGTGGCCATCCTGCTCAACCAGGTGCTGGAGCGCTTCTCGGACTCCGAGCACCGCAAGCAGGTCGCCGCTCAGGAGATCGATCAGGCGCTCGACTCGCTCATCGCCCTGGTGCGAGAGGGTGACCTGTCGCGCTGGACCACCACCACCGAGGATCCCCAGCTCGCGCCCCTGCTGGAGGGCTTCGGCAAGGTCATCGAGACGCTGCGCACCTTCGTGAGGGAGATCAACGAGGCGGCGCTGCGGCTGTCCTCCTCCGCCAACCAGGTGCTGGCCGCCTCCACGCAGCACGAGACGTCCTCCACCGAGCAGGCCGCGGCCATCCACGAGACGACCGCGACCATGGAGGAGCTCAAGCACGCCTCCGCGCAGATCGCCGAGAACGCGGGCGCGGTGGCCCGTGTGGCCGAGGAGACGCTCGGTGCCGCGCGCGCGGGCCGGGGCGCCATCGCCGAGTTCATCCAGGCCATGCAGCAGATCCGCAGCGATGGGATCGCCGTGGCCGACGCCATCACCAAGCTGTCCAAGCGCGTGGAGCGCATCGGCACCGTGGTGGAGGTGATCGACGAGATCGCCGACCGCTCGGACCTGCTGGCGCTCAACGCGGCGCTGGAAGGCAGCCGCGCCGGTGAGGCCGGCAAGGGCTTCTCCATCGTCGCCGCGGAGATGCGGCGCCTGGCGGAGAACGTCCTGGACTCCACCAAGGAGATCAAGAGCCTCATCACCGAGATCCGCGAGGCCACGGCCGCCGCGGGCGGCGCGGCGGATGCCTCCAAGGTGGCCACCGAGTCCGGCGAGAAGCTGGGCTCCGTGGCGGCCACCGCCGTCGAGGGCATTCTCGCGGGGGTCCAGGAGACCAGCGACGCAGCACGCGTCATCAACCTGGCCACGCAGCAGCAGCGCACCGCCACCGAGCAGGTGGTGGCCTCCATGGCCGAGATCGAGGATGTGACGCGCCAGACGACGCAGGCCTCCAAGCAGGCCACGGGTGCCTCCGCCGAACTGACGCAGCTGGCCAGCCGGCTGGCGGAACTCATCAAGCGCTTCAAGGCCGACTAA
- a CDS encoding Frizzy aggregation protein FrzB, whose protein sequence is MIDDAAVRTDEEVDILFFEIGPHLYGVDASQVQRIERALPGDLTRPELGELHQGRRALVFDTPEGEAHLKVDAVQGVRPINIADLRRLPAAVTASPFAIGVVLEEAHPVLLIDLVETAKTQGRH, encoded by the coding sequence ATGATAGACGATGCCGCGGTCCGCACCGATGAGGAGGTGGACATCCTCTTCTTCGAGATCGGGCCCCACCTCTATGGGGTGGATGCCTCTCAGGTGCAGCGCATCGAGCGGGCCTTGCCGGGGGATCTGACCCGGCCCGAGCTGGGCGAGCTTCATCAGGGCCGCAGGGCCCTCGTCTTCGATACTCCCGAGGGGGAGGCCCACCTCAAGGTGGATGCCGTTCAGGGCGTGCGCCCCATCAACATCGCGGATCTGCGCCGGCTGCCCGCCGCCGTCACCGCGTCGCCCTTCGCCATTGGGGTGGTCCTGGAAGAGGCCCACCCTGTTCTGCTCATCGATTTGGTCGAAACCGCAAAGACTCAAGGAAGGCACTGA
- a CDS encoding chemotaxis protein CheW, giving the protein MAPDRALAAQARPEQEFFCFRVGGLRLGVPSENVLEVLRAGLMTPLPRSPSFLLGVTGHRGEVLPVLDLLRFLAKGEARIMPRTRIFVGISGNYVAGVVADTVLGLRRILVSDILPPPVGADAATEHLLGVVQGPTAEETINLLNFSKLLQTARQRAVAR; this is encoded by the coding sequence ATTGCTCCGGACCGGGCCCTCGCCGCTCAGGCGCGTCCCGAGCAAGAGTTTTTCTGCTTCCGTGTAGGCGGGCTCCGCCTGGGTGTGCCCAGCGAGAACGTCCTGGAAGTGCTCCGGGCGGGTCTGATGACGCCTTTGCCACGCTCTCCCTCGTTTCTTCTGGGGGTTACTGGACACCGGGGGGAGGTGCTGCCGGTGCTGGATCTGCTCCGTTTCCTGGCCAAGGGGGAGGCGCGCATCATGCCCCGGACCCGGATCTTCGTGGGCATCAGCGGCAACTATGTCGCCGGCGTGGTGGCCGACACGGTGCTGGGGCTGCGCCGCATTCTTGTCTCCGACATCCTCCCGCCGCCGGTGGGCGCCGACGCCGCCACCGAGCACTTGCTGGGGGTCGTTCAGGGGCCCACGGCCGAGGAGACCATCAACCTGCTCAACTTCTCCAAGCTCCTCCAGACGGCGCGGCAGCGGGCGGTGGCGCGATGA